One genomic segment of Chitinophaga sancti includes these proteins:
- a CDS encoding AraC family transcriptional regulator yields the protein MKTVKRRDGFAGQQLISLPDAVWKNAIKANTVLSQLYITHIGYFPKAAFHFCDRKNGCADNILIYCTGGKGWYEIGNRRFEVGVNEFVIIPATSFHLRYGSDDHHPWTIYWVHFSGKDMDTFNRNFNIGPFDGPRHIHANEKGIELWNAMFQSLKMGFGKDNLGKASLYLYHFIATFLYPDKVPGEKDAINDRINDTIRYMQQQVAVTLTVEDLARKIDLSPSHFSSLFKKATGMSPLNYFIHLKLQKACLLLYTTDMKIKDVAMAIGYDDPFHFSRLFKKSMEVSPEGYRGLRRKGNI from the coding sequence ATGAAAACTGTAAAACGAAGAGATGGTTTTGCGGGACAGCAGCTCATCAGCCTTCCTGATGCAGTCTGGAAGAATGCCATCAAAGCGAATACTGTACTAAGCCAGCTATATATTACGCATATAGGCTATTTCCCAAAGGCGGCATTTCACTTCTGCGACAGAAAGAACGGATGTGCAGATAACATTCTTATTTATTGTACCGGCGGAAAGGGTTGGTATGAGATTGGTAACCGGCGTTTTGAGGTTGGTGTCAATGAATTCGTGATAATTCCTGCTACCAGTTTCCACCTGCGTTACGGCTCAGACGATCATCATCCATGGACGATTTACTGGGTGCATTTCAGCGGAAAAGACATGGACACCTTTAACCGGAATTTTAATATCGGTCCGTTCGATGGTCCCCGGCATATTCATGCGAATGAAAAGGGGATTGAGTTGTGGAATGCTATGTTTCAGAGTTTGAAGATGGGGTTTGGGAAGGATAACCTGGGTAAGGCGAGTTTGTACCTGTATCATTTTATCGCCACATTCCTGTATCCTGACAAGGTACCTGGTGAAAAGGATGCCATTAATGATAGGATCAATGATACGATCCGGTATATGCAGCAGCAGGTTGCTGTTACGCTGACGGTGGAGGATCTGGCAAGGAAGATCGATTTGTCTCCGTCACATTTTTCAAGTTTATTTAAAAAGGCTACGGGAATGTCGCCATTGAATTATTTTATACATCTGAAATTACAGAAGGCTTGTTTGTTGTTGTATACAACGGATATGAAGATAAAGGATGTAGCGATGGCGATAGGGTATGATGATCCTTTTCATTTTTCGAGGTTGTTTAAGAAGAGTATGGAGGTGAGTCCGGAGGGGTATAGGGGGTTGAGAAGGAAGGGGAATATTTAA